ACAAGGCCGCGTTCGACGCGGTGAACCCGCAGCGGACCAAGCACCTGCTCGGCCTCTTCGAACGTTCGCACATGCGTTATGAAGCCGACCGCAAGGACGACGTCGCCGGCGAACCCTCGCTCGCCGAGATGACCGAGAAGGCGATCAAGATGCTGGGCCAGAACAAGAAGGGCTTCTACCTGATGGTGGAAGCCGGCCGCATCGACCACGCCCACCACGCCGGCAACGCCTACCGCGCGCTGACCGATACCGTGGCGCTGTCCGAAGCGGTGGAAGTGGCCAAGCGCCTGACCGACGACCAGGACACCCTGATCGTCGTCACCGCCGACCACAGCCACGTGTTCACCATCGCCGGCTACCCGTCGCGCGGCAACCCGATCCTGGGCAAGAGCGCGATCGACGGCGTCGCCTCCACCGACGCGCTCGGCCTGACCTACACCACCGTGTCCTACGCCAACGGCCCGGGCTGGACCGGCGGCTTCCAGCGCAAGGAATACAACCCGGCCACCGAAGGCACCGTCGCGGCGCCGTACAACGGCAGCGCGCTGCGCCCCAACCTGGCCGGTATCGACACCACCGCGCCCAACTACATGCAGGAAGCGACCGTGCCGATGGGCTCCGAGACCCACGCCGGCGAGGACGTGGCGATCTACGCCAGCGGCCCCAACGCCTACCTCTTCCGTGGCCCGCAGGAACAGAACGTGATCTATCACGTGATGGCCGATGCGCTGGGGCTCAACAAGGGCGGGCACGGTCGCGGCCGCGATTGATCGCAGCCATCCGGTGCCGGCCTCCGGTCGGCACCCAGCCGGGGAGGCGCACCGGGTGCGCCTCCTTTTCCCGTTTTCAACGCCCCTTGCCGCCCGCCCATGAATCCCAGATCCCCGCTGCTCCTCCTTCTCGCCGGCGCCGCGCTGCTGCCGCTCGCCACCCACGCCCACCCGTCCACGCCCGCGGCCGCCGACCGCAGTGCCGCGGCGGCGATCGAGTGCGCGGTTCCGCCGCTCGACCTCGCCGCGCCGCTGGCGGAAGTGGCCGCCAGCTACGTCACCACCCGCACGGTGGACGAAGGCAGCCACGCCCACGATCACGCCCATGAACGCGCCGGCGAGGCCGAATGGCGCTTCTTCCGCGAGCACGACCGCATCGACGTGGAGAACCTGGCGGCGCGCACCGGCGAACGCTGGCAGCGCGACGGCAAGACCCAGTTCTTCTTCAAGGTCTTCCACGCCGACCGCAAGAGTTTCGAATACCGCACGGACGACCTCATCGTCATCAACGCCACGCTCTCGTGGCAGCAGCACGCGCTGCTGATCGACCCGCAGGTGCTGCAGTCGCTGAGCCTGCGCGAAGCCGGCTGGCGCGACGGCTACCCGTTCCGGCGCTACAGCGGCACCGCCAACGGCGAAAAGCTGGACGTGGTGTGGCGGGTGGACCTGAACCTGCCGGTGGTGCTGGAACGCGAGCGCGGCGACGTGCGCGAACGCACGCTGCTGAAGGCGGTGCATCCGCTGGCCCAGGCGCCGTGGACGCGCCCCGACCAGTCCGACTATGAAGTCATCGACTTCGCCGACATCGGCGACCGCGAACGCGACCCCTTCGTGCAGCGGGTGCAGGCGCAGTTGCCGGGCGGCGACGTGCACCACCACTGAGGCGGCCCCAACCGCTTCAGGCGGGGGCTTCGCCCGCGTCGCCCTGGCCGCGCACCAGCGCGTCGAAGTCCGCCAGCTCGGCGGCGCGCGTCTGGCCGCCGAGCGCGAGGAAACGCTCGGCGCGGCGGGCGGCCTCTTCGCTGCCCAGCAGCTGGCGGAACAGGTTTTCCTCCACCACCAGCCCCTGCTCCAGCGGCAGCGCCGCCGCGTCCACCGCCGCCTTCGCCAGCGCCAGCGCCCGGGGCGGAAAGCGGGCGATCCGGTAGGCGAGCGCCTCGACGAAGGGGCCGAGTTCGTCCACCGGCAGCGCGCGGTTCACATAGCCCCAGCGTTCGGCGAGATCGGCCGGAATGTCCTGGCAGCCGAGGATGACCTCCAGCGCCCGCGCGCGCCCGATCAATGCGGGCAGGCGCTGGGTGCCACCGCCACCCGGCAGCAATCCGGCCGCCACCTCGGGCTGGCCGAGCACCGCGCGGCCGAGCGCCGCAAAACGCATGTCGAGCGCGAGCAGGAACTCGCTGCCGCCGCCGCGGGCGATCCCCTCGAGCTTGCCGATGGTCACCTTGGGCATCGTGCGGAAACGGTCGACGATGCGATGGAAGGGGCCCGGCTCGGTCGCCGGCGCAGCCAGCGCGGCGGCGTCGAGCGCGCGCAGCTCGGTGACGTCGGAATGAGCGATGAAAAAGTCCGGATCGGCACTGTCGAACACGATCACCCGCACCGCATCGTCGGCCGCCAGCTGCTTGCCGAGCCGCCCGAGTTCGCGCGTCAGCGCCGCATCCAGCAGGTTGAGCGGCGGGTGCGCGAGCGTGACGAAGGCGACGCCGCGGTCCACGCGCAGACGCAGGCAGCGGTAATCGGCGGCGGCGCTCATGCGCTCTCCTGCGCCGGCGCGAGGTCGAGGCGGGGGTCGTCCAGGTGGTCCAGCAAGGGCCCAAGCACCCGGCTGGCGAGGGCGGCGAAGTCGTCGGCGAGCGGATCGGCCACGCCGCGCAGCGCGAGGCGATAGGCGGGGTCGGCGCTTTCGGCGAAGGCCGGGCGGTTGCCGCCCTGCCAGCGCGCGTAGGCCTTGCCCATGCTTTCGCCATTGACGGCGTAGGCCCACGCCGCTTTCGGAAAGAAGTGCAGCGGCCGCAGCAGGCCGTCGCGGTACAGGCGCAGGCAGTCGGCCAGCAGCGCGTGCGCAGTCGCGGGCGGCACCGCGACGAAGCGGCAGCGGCCGTCGCGCGCGAGCAGCGTGGTCTCGCACGCAACGTCCGGCGCCGGCGCGGCGCACAGCACCAGGTGGGCGAGCCAGGCGGCGAGGTAATCCACCGGGCGGCAGTCGTCGTAACGCTGGCGCAGCAGGCCCTGCGGGCGCAGGTCGCCGAACGCGGCGCCGAGCGTCCACGGTTCGCCGTCGAGGTCGAACGCGAGCGTGGGCACATGCGGCGGCAGCGGCCGGGCGGGCAGCTCGGCACGCACCCCGGCCGCAAACACCGCGAGCTGCGCCAGTTCGCGCCGCAGCGCGCCCTCGCCGAGCGCGCCCGCCGGGTATTCGCCCCCGGCGCGGGCAAGCGCGAGCAGCGCCTCCTCGTCCGGCACCGTGGCGCCCAACAGCGCCGGCAGCAGGCGCTCGGCCAGCGCCTGGCGGCCAAGGAAGTCGGGCACCATCGGCTCGACGTCCTCCAGCTCCGCCTCGCCCTCGGGCAGCGCCAGCCCCAAGCGGTCGCGCAGCAGGTAGCGGCTGGGGTTGCGGAAGAAGCGGATCAGCTGCGGAAGACCGACCTCGCGCCATTCCGGGCCGGGCGGCGGCAGCGGGGCATCGAAGAAAGGCACGCGGGCACCATCGACGGCCACCTCGTCGCCCTCCTCGGCGAGCGCGACCAGCGCGTCGTCGTCCGCGTCGCGCAGCGGGGCGCCGAGCCGCGCCGCGAGTGCCGCCGCATATTCCTCGTGATAGCTCACGAGGCGCGGGTCGCGTTCGCCCTGCGGGAGGAAATACTCGGCCGAGAACGCCTGCAGCGGATGCTCCACCGTCAGCCGCCGGCGCGCCGCGGCGAGGTCGTCCGGCTTGCCCGGGTCCGCCGCGCAGGCGGCGGCGAGCACGTCGAACAACTCATCGACCAGCACCGACGGCGGCAGCGCGGAGCCGTCGCGCACGCTGCGGCCGACGTGCGACAGGTGCAGCACTTCGCGCGCCGACAGCAGCACGTCGAGGAAGAGGTTGCGGTCGTCATGGCGGCGCTGCCGGTCGCCGCGCTCGGGGCGCGCCGCCATCAGGTCGAATTCGGCCGGGCGGTCGCTGCCCGGGAAAAGCCCCTGGTCCAGCCCTACGACGCACACCACGCGGTAGGGCAGCCCGCGCAGCGAGGACAGCGCGGAGAATGTGACGGTGCCGCCCGGCACGCCGCCGCGCGCGGGATCGTCGAGCTGCGCGATGAGCGCCGGATGCACCACCGCGAGCGGAATCGCCGGCGCGTCGCCGTCGTCGGTGGCAGCGGCCGCCATTGCCTGCGTCAGCGCGACGATCGCCTCGCGCACCTCGCGCAGCGCTTCCGCCCATTCCGGCTCGTCGCCCACCAGGCGCGTCAGCGCGCTGTCCAGCGCGCGCCGCCAGCCGGCGGCCTGCTGCGGCCGTTGCAGGTCGGCGCGCAGCGCGCGCAGGGTGTCCACGTAGCGCCACAGGCGGCCGAGCGCCAGCGCGGCGTTGCCCTCCGCCGCGCCGGCGCCGATGAAGCCGGCGAACGGCGCCGCGGTGGCCGCATCCCCCGCCGCCCAGCCGAGGAACAGGCGGTCCAGGCCGGCATCCAGCGTATGCCCGCCGCAGGCCTGCACCGGCACCCCGCCCGCGGCGGCGGCGTGCTCGGCATCCAGCCCCCAGCGGATGCCGGCTGCGCGCATCCAGTCGTGGATGGTTTCGAGATCGCCCTCGCCCAGCCCGAAGCGCGCTGCCACCACCGGCTGCTGCAGCAGATCGAACACCGCGCTCGCGGGCAGGCGCCCGGCCACCAGCGCGAGCAGGCGGTCGAGCGCGGCGGCCACCGGGTTCTCCTGGGTGCCGCCGAGGCCGGTGATGCGCCACGGGATGCGGCGCGCGGCGGGGGCGGTGCCGAACACGGCCTCGATCAGCGGCGCGGTGGCATCGAGGTCGGGCGTCAGCACCACGATCTCGTCGGGCCGCAGCGGTTCGCCCCGCTTCGCTGCGGCCTTCATCAGGTCGAGCAGGCGGTCGTGCAGCACCTCCAGCTCGCGCGTGCGCGAATGGCACACGTGCAGCTCGATGCTGCGGTCGTTCGCCGCCAGCGCAACGCTGCCCGGCTCCAGCTCCTCCATGTCGAGGATCGCGTTGTGCAGCCGCGCGAGCAGATGGCGCCCGGGATGGGGCTCGAACAGCGCCTCTTCCACCACCTCGCGCTCGCCCTCGAACAGCAGCCCGATATGCGCCTGGGTCTGCTGCCCCCAAGCGGCAAGCAGGCGGTTGCCGGTTTCATGGAACATGTCGGCCTGGCGCGCCGCCAGCCACGACAGCCGGCGCGGATCCACGATCTCGAACCAGAACTCGCGGCAGGGATTGAGCGCATACAGGCGCACGTCCACCACCCGCGCCAGCTCGCGCAGGATCGCCAGATAGAGCGGCGGCAGCGCCGGCAGCCCGAACACGTGCACCGTCTGCGGCAGGCCGGCGGCGGCAAGCGCGCGCTCGTCCATGCCGGCGACCCGGCGCAGGAACAACGCGGCCGGGTGTTCCTGGCGCAGCGCCAAGCCGTCACGGATGTGGCGCCACAGCGCCGCCTGCCACGCCTCGTCGGCGCGCTCCGCCTCGGTCGCCTCGCCCAGCCGCGCCCGCTCGCCGCGCGCCCAGCTTTCCAGCCAGTGCGGCCGGTAGGTGAGGTAGTGGTCGAACACGCGCGCGATACGCTCGGCGAGTTCGAAGCGCATGCGCGCATCCGCGCCCGCCAGGTAGTGCGCCAGGCGTGGATGCGCGGCCACCCAGTCGCCCGCCGGCGCGGCCGGGTCGAGCAGCGCATGGACCCGCCACGCCAGCAGCGCGGGCGCAAACGGCGAGCGCGCCGGCACCTCCACCACGTGCCCGATCTGGGTCCACAGCCACTGCGCGAGGTAGGAGAACTCGACATTGGCGCAGACGCCCTCGTGCTCCGCCACCGCCAGCTCGACATCGCGCCGCAGCGCGCTGCTCGGCACCACCACATGGCGCTTGCCGAAGGGGCCGGGACGCTCGGCGGCGAGACGCTCGAGCAGCATCGCCTGCAGGCATTCGTAGCGGTTGGAGAAGACGATGGAGAACATGGGCGGCGGGCGGAGGAAGGCCGGCGAATGATGGCCGAGCGGGGGGCGGATGTCATCCCACGCGGTCGCTCACGCCGCTGGCGCTGCACAGCCATTCCTCCAGGAACTCCACGCACACCCTCACCTTCGCCGAACTCGACAGCCGCGACGGATACACCGCCCACACGTCGGCTTCCTGCCGGTAGGCGGGCAGCACCTGCACCAGTTCGCCGCGCGCCAGCGCCGGGCCGACGTCCCAGCGCGAACGCAGGATGATGCCGTGGCCGGCGAGCGCCCATTGCCGCACCACCTCGCCGTTGTTGGCCGACAGCGGGCCGCCGACCTTGACCGTCTCCGGCCCGTCCGGCCCGGTCAGCGTCCACCGGCCGAAGTCCTGGTCGCGCTCACGGATGACGATGCAGCGGTGGCGCGCGAGTTCAGCCAGATCCGCCGGAGTGCCGTGGCGGGCGACGTAGTCGGGCGCGGCGCACAGCACGCGCTCGTTGCGCGCGATGCGGCGCGAGATCAGGTCGGGCTCGCGCACCGCGCCGACGCGGATGTCGAGCTGGAAGCCCTCGCCGATGAGATCCACCGGGCGGTCGAGCAGTTCGAGCTGGATCTCCAACGCCGGGTAGCGCTCGGCCAGCGCCGCCAGCGCCGGGCCGACGCGGTTGCGGCCGAAGCCGGAGCTCGTGCACACCCGCAGCAGACCCGCGGGCGCCATCTTCTCGGCCGACACCGCCTCGGCCAGGCGGTCGACATCGTCGACGATGCGCTGTGCCCACTGCAGCACGACCTCGCCCTGCTCGGTAAGGCTGACGCTGCGCGTGGTCCGGTGCAGCAGCTTGGCGCCGAGCGCGTCTTCCAGCAGGGCGATGCGTTTGCTGACGTAGGCGTTGGAGACGCCCAGTTCGCGCGCGCTGGCAGCAAAGCCACGGCGGCGGACGACGGTGCAGTAGAGGCGTAGGTCTTCGAGCAGGGGCTTATTGTTCACGTAACGTGGTTTATGGATACATGGATGGACGGATTATAGGATTTTCTGTCCGGCTATTCTGACGGCGCGTCACCCACTTGCTCCCTTGCTTCAAAGGGGTGAGGCGGGGGTTCCGGCAAGCACTGCTTGCCCGCCTGCGGAGCGGGGAGAAGCGGAGGCTTCTAGAAGGGGCTTGTTCCTCCCCCTTCAAGGGGGAGGTTAGGAGGGGGATGGGGTTCTGCTTCGCGCCGCTTACCCCATCCCCACCCCAGCCCTCCCCTTGAAGGGGAGGGAGCAAACCACTCCGGCCCGGAAGCCTCAGCTTCGCGCCATCATTCAACAGGCGGTCGGCATTGCCGCCGAAACTCCTGCCCCCAGAAGAGAAGCGCGCAAGGACCGCCACCCACAGGAGACATCCCCATGACCACCCCCCACCGCATCGCAGTCATCGCCGGCGACGGCATCGGCCAGGAAGTGATGCCGGAAGGCCTGCGCGCCGTGCAGGCCGCCGCCGCGAAATTCGACATCGCGCTGGAATTCACCCACTTCGACTGGGCCCACTGCGACTACTACCTGCAGCACGGCAAGATGATGCCGGACGACTGGTTCGAGCAATTGAAGGGCTTCGACGCGATCCTGTTCGGTGCGGTCGGCTGGCCGGACCAGGTGCCGGACCACATCTCGCTGTGGGGTTCGCTGCTCAAGTTCCGCCGCGACTTCGACCAGTATGTGAACCTGCGCCCGGTGCGGCTGATGCCCGGGGTGCCCTGCCCGCTGGCCAACAAGAAGGTGGGCGACATCGACTTCTACGTGGTGCGCGAGAACACCGAGGGCGAGTACTCCTCGGTGGGCGGCAAGATGTACGAGGGCACCGAGCGCGAGACCGTGCTGCAGGAATCCATCTTCACCCGCAAGGGCGTGGACCGCATCCTCAAGTACGCCTTTGAACTGGCGCAGAAGCGGCCGAAGAAGCACCTCACCTCCGCCACCAAGTCCAACGGCATCGCCATCAGCATGCCCTACTGGGACGGCCGGGTTAAGGAGATGGGCAAGGCCTACCCCGAGGTGAAGTGGGACCAGTACCACATCGACATCCTCACCGCGCGCTTCGTCCTCAGCCCGGAACGCTTCGACGTGGTGGTGGCCTCCAACCTGTTCGGCGACATCCTCTCCGACCTCGGTCCGGCCTGCGCTGGCACCATCGGCATCGCGCCCTCGGCCAACCTCAATCCGGACCGGACCTTCCCCTCGCTGTTCGAGCCGGTGCATGGCTCGGCGCCGGACATCTACGGCCGCAACATCGCCAACCCGGTGGCCATGATCTGGTCGGGTGCGATGATGCTGGACTTCCTCGGCAATGGCGACGCGCGCTACACCGCCGCCCACGACGCCATCGTCAAGGCCATCGAAACCGTGCTGGTGGAAGGCCCGCGCACCCCGGACATGGGCGGCACGGCGAAAACCACCGAAGTCGGCAAGGCGGTGGCCGCGGCGATCTGAAGCGGCGGAGCCGGGGGCGTCCGCCGCAGCGGCGGGCGATGCGTGCCGCGCCGACGCTTCGAGCGCAATCGCCGCCCGATGCTACGCGCGCGGTCGGCGCAGCGGCGCCAGCAGCGCCGACAGGCCGTTGTGGTCGATCTCGTGCATCAGCGCCAGCAGGCGGCCGAGTTCGCCACGCGGAAAACCCTCGCGCGCGAACCAGTTGAGGTAGTGCCCCGGCAGGTCGGCCAGCAGCCGGCCCTTGTACTTGCCGTAGGGCATCTCCATGCGCACCAGCTTTTCGAGGTCGTCAGGGTTCATGGCAGCCAGCAGCCAGCGGGGCGCAACACCCGGCGGTACAGCGCCAGCCCTCCGCCGGCGTGGAGCGCGTGGCGGCGCTCATGACACCGCGACCAGGGTGCGCACGCCGACCGCGATGAACTCCACCGCCAACGCCGCCAGCAGCAGGCCCATCACGCGGGTCATGATGTTGATGCCGGTCTGGCCGGCGAGCCGGCTGATCGGCCCGGCGAGGTTCAGCGTCAGCCACACGATGGCGCCGATCACCGCGCCGATCGCCAGCAAAGCCAGCACCTCCCACCACTGATGCGCGCGTTCGGCATAGATGATGACGGTGCTCACCGTGCCCGGGCCGGCCAGCATCGGGATGGTCAGCGGCACCACCGCGATGCTGTTGCGCTCGGCCGCCTCGTCGGCTTCCTCCGGCGTGCTGCGCGCGCCGCCCAGCTCGGCGTTGAACATCTTCAGCGCGATGCCGAACAGCAGGATGCCGCCGCCCACCTGCAGCGAGGCGATCGAGATGCCGAGGATGCGCAGCAGGATCTCGCCGAACAACGCCGCCACCGCGATCACCACCGCGGTGGCGATGGACGCGGTCTTCACGGTGCGCTTCACCTGCCCCGGGCTCTGGCTGGCGGTGAGGCTGAGAAAGAGCGGAATCGCCCCGGCCGGGTTGATCAGCGCGAGCAGGGTGACGAAGGCCTTCAGGGTTTCCATGCGGAGGGTTCCGGGCGGCAGGGCTGCCGGCCCTCCGGCGCACCTGGGCTGGCGAGCATAGCGCATCGGGCTTGGCGGCCGCAGCCCGCTTATGCGCCGGGATGTGGCGCATAAGTGGCGCACAAATTGCGGATTGCGCTACTTTGCCGTAGAACTGCGGCGCATATCCCGATAGCCGCAGTGCAACATTCCCATGGCCCGCATCCACCCCGAAGGCTGGCGACAACTGCAGGCGAGCGGCGCGCAGCAGCGCGAACTCGCCACGCTGGCACGTCTGGCCGAAGGACTGCCCGACGACTACGCGGTCTATCACGGCCTGCACTGGACGCGCGCCGAAGGCGGCCGCACGGTGTTCGGCGAGATCGGCTTCGCGGTGCTCGGCCCCGGCGGGCGGGTGCTGCTGATCGAGCAGCATTCCGGCTTTCTCGACGAGACCCCGACCGGCCTGCTGCGGCCGGGCAAGCGCCGCAACCGCGAGGTGGCGGTGGCGCTGGCGCACGATGCCGAAGCCCTGCGCGCCCGCCTGCGGCCGCTGCTCGAAGGCGCCGACGCGCAGCTCGACACCCTGTTCTACTGCCCCGACTACAGCGTGCGCCAGCCGGGCACCGCCGGCCTCGACCCGGCGCGCATCGTGGACGCCGGCCGCCGCGACCAGTTGGTCGACATCGTGCGCGCGCTCGCCGGCCCTGCCAACGAAGTGCCGGCGCCGCCCGCGCAGCTGGCAGCGCTGCACCGCTTCTTCGCCGACTTGCTGGAACTGGTGCCCGACGTGCAGGCGCTGGCGGGTCAGGCGGACGACCTCACCACCCGGCTGTCGGGCGGGCTGGCGGAATGGGCGCGGCGGATCACGGTGACGCCGCACCGGCTGCGCATCACCGCCACCGCCGGCAGCGGCAAGACCCAGCTCGCGCTCGCCGCCTTCGTCGATGCGCTCGAGGCCGGGCGGCGGCCGCTCTATGTCTGCTACAACCGGCCGCTGGCCGACCATATCGCCCGCATCGTGCCGCCGGGCGGCGAGGTCGCCACCTACCACCAGCTGTGCGACCGCAGCCTGCGCGCCGCCGGCCGGCCGCCGGATTTCTCCGCGCCCGACCGCTTCCGCCGCATGGAGGCCGACTTCGCCGCGCTGGTCGCCGAAGGCCGCGGCCCCGCGGCGGGCTTCGACGAGCTGATCGTGGACGAGGGCCAGGATTTCTTCGAAGCCTGGCGCGACACCCTACTCGCGCTGCTCAAGCCCGAGGGCCGCGCGTGGTGGCTGGAAGACCCGCTGCAGAACCTCTACGGGCGCGAGCCGGTGGCGCTGCCGGGCTGGGTGGGGCTGACCGCCGACACCAACTACCGCACCCCCGCCGACGTGCTGGCGCTGCTCAACGCGCGCCTGCCGCTGCCGGCCCCGGTGCGCGCCGGCAGCCCGCTGGCCGACAGCGAGCCGGAACTGTTCGCCTGGGACGAGGCGACCGGCGAGGCCGGCCTGCTCGACGCCACCAAGCGCGCGATCACCCGCGCCGTCGGCCTCGGTTTCCGCCGCGACATGATCGTGCTGCTGACCTTCCGCGGCCGCGAGCATTCGCGCCTCGCCCCGCTCACCCACCTCGGCCCGCACCGGCTGCGCGCCTTCCACGGCCGCTACGACCTGTTCGGCGAGGCCGAGTACAGCGACGGCGAACTGCTGCTCGATTCGGTCTATCGCTTCAAGGGCCAGGCCGCGCCCTGCGTGATCTTCACCGAGATCGACTTCGACACCCTCGACGAACTGACGATGCGCAAGCTCTTCGTCGGCGCGACGCGGGCGACGATGAAGCTGATCCTGGTGACGTCGAACCGCGCGGCGGCCCTGCTCGGCCCGCCAGCCTGAACGCTGTCACGGCTGCTGCCGCCCCAGATGCATCAGGTAGGCGACCAGCTCCCAGATCTGCTCGGCGCTGAAAGCCTCGCCCCACGGCGGCATCACCTCGGCGCCTTCGCGGCCCTTGCTGATGGTTTCGAACACCTGCGCCGGCACCAGGTCTTCGCGGCCCTTGAAGTCCGGCGCGCGGCCGCCGACGCCCTCGAAGCCGTGGCAATAGCCGGCGCAGGTCTTGTTGAAGCGCTTGCCGCCGGCGGTGATGCGGGCTTCGTCGGCAAGGTCGAAGGGCGCGGCGGCCAGCGTGCCCGCGGCGCCGGCCGGCTTGGGCGGCGGCGCCACCGCATGGCAGAGGCCGGCGGCGAACAGCAGGATGGTCGGCAGGATGTGTGCGATCTGCATGATGAAACTCCAGTGCGGGGCCGCCGCGCCGCCCCCACGCGGCGCGGCGGCGACTAAGGTCAGTCGACGGTGAAGGCGATCAGCGCCGCGCCGCCGGGCAGGTCCTTGATCTCGGGGAAGGCGCCGGCGAGGAAGCCCGGCGCGTGCGAACCCAGCCCGGTCGGCACCACGATGTACTGGCGCCCGCCGGCGGCGTAGCTCACCGGCCCGCCGCGCAGGCCGGAACCGGCGTTGAAGCGCCACAGCTCCTTGCCGTCGTCGGCGTCGTAGGCGTAGATGTGGCCGTGCAGGTCGCCGGTGAACACCAGCCCGCCGGCGGTGGTCAGCACGCTGGACAGCGGCGGCATGTCGTAGCGCAGGCTCCACTTCACCTTGCCGGTGAGCGGGTCACGCGCATCGAGCCGGCCGTGCGGCTTGTCGGCCGGCGGCGGCACCAGCTTGATCTCCTCGATGCCGAGCGACAGCGCGGACATCGCCACCAGGTTGGACGGATCGTCCTTGCCGGCCACCACCTCGTTGCACACCTCCATCGCATGCGAGTACCACAGCCCGGTCTGCGGGTTGTAGGCGCCGTGGTTCCAGCTGCGCGCGCCGAGCAGGTTGGGGCAGAACAGCTTGCGCTTGCCCGCTTCCGGGTAGATCGGGTCGATCAGCTTGCCGCTCTTGGGGTCGATGCCCTTGACCCAGTTCACGTTCTGCGCGAACTGCCAGACGTTGTGCAGGCTGCCGTCGTCCTTGTCCATGACGAAGACGAA
Above is a window of Azoarcus olearius DNA encoding:
- a CDS encoding enoyl-CoA hydratase/isomerase family protein is translated as MSAAADYRCLRLRVDRGVAFVTLAHPPLNLLDAALTRELGRLGKQLAADDAVRVIVFDSADPDFFIAHSDVTELRALDAAALAAPATEPGPFHRIVDRFRTMPKVTIGKLEGIARGGGSEFLLALDMRFAALGRAVLGQPEVAAGLLPGGGGTQRLPALIGRARALEVILGCQDIPADLAERWGYVNRALPVDELGPFVEALAYRIARFPPRALALAKAAVDAAALPLEQGLVVEENLFRQLLGSEEAARRAERFLALGGQTRAAELADFDALVRGQGDAGEAPA
- the recC gene encoding exodeoxyribonuclease V subunit gamma — encoded protein: MFSIVFSNRYECLQAMLLERLAAERPGPFGKRHVVVPSSALRRDVELAVAEHEGVCANVEFSYLAQWLWTQIGHVVEVPARSPFAPALLAWRVHALLDPAAPAGDWVAAHPRLAHYLAGADARMRFELAERIARVFDHYLTYRPHWLESWARGERARLGEATEAERADEAWQAALWRHIRDGLALRQEHPAALFLRRVAGMDERALAAAGLPQTVHVFGLPALPPLYLAILRELARVVDVRLYALNPCREFWFEIVDPRRLSWLAARQADMFHETGNRLLAAWGQQTQAHIGLLFEGEREVVEEALFEPHPGRHLLARLHNAILDMEELEPGSVALAANDRSIELHVCHSRTRELEVLHDRLLDLMKAAAKRGEPLRPDEIVVLTPDLDATAPLIEAVFGTAPAARRIPWRITGLGGTQENPVAAALDRLLALVAGRLPASAVFDLLQQPVVAARFGLGEGDLETIHDWMRAAGIRWGLDAEHAAAAGGVPVQACGGHTLDAGLDRLFLGWAAGDAATAAPFAGFIGAGAAEGNAALALGRLWRYVDTLRALRADLQRPQQAAGWRRALDSALTRLVGDEPEWAEALREVREAIVALTQAMAAAATDDGDAPAIPLAVVHPALIAQLDDPARGGVPGGTVTFSALSSLRGLPYRVVCVVGLDQGLFPGSDRPAEFDLMAARPERGDRQRRHDDRNLFLDVLLSAREVLHLSHVGRSVRDGSALPPSVLVDELFDVLAAACAADPGKPDDLAAARRRLTVEHPLQAFSAEYFLPQGERDPRLVSYHEEYAAALAARLGAPLRDADDDALVALAEEGDEVAVDGARVPFFDAPLPPPGPEWREVGLPQLIRFFRNPSRYLLRDRLGLALPEGEAELEDVEPMVPDFLGRQALAERLLPALLGATVPDEEALLALARAGGEYPAGALGEGALRRELAQLAVFAAGVRAELPARPLPPHVPTLAFDLDGEPWTLGAAFGDLRPQGLLRQRYDDCRPVDYLAAWLAHLVLCAAPAPDVACETTLLARDGRCRFVAVPPATAHALLADCLRLYRDGLLRPLHFFPKAAWAYAVNGESMGKAYARWQGGNRPAFAESADPAYRLALRGVADPLADDFAALASRVLGPLLDHLDDPRLDLAPAQESA
- a CDS encoding LysR family transcriptional regulator; translation: MNNKPLLEDLRLYCTVVRRRGFAASARELGVSNAYVSKRIALLEDALGAKLLHRTTRSVSLTEQGEVVLQWAQRIVDDVDRLAEAVSAEKMAPAGLLRVCTSSGFGRNRVGPALAALAERYPALEIQLELLDRPVDLIGEGFQLDIRVGAVREPDLISRRIARNERVLCAAPDYVARHGTPADLAELARHRCIVIRERDQDFGRWTLTGPDGPETVKVGGPLSANNGEVVRQWALAGHGIILRSRWDVGPALARGELVQVLPAYRQEADVWAVYPSRLSSSAKVRVCVEFLEEWLCSASGVSDRVG
- a CDS encoding tartrate dehydrogenase; this translates as MTTPHRIAVIAGDGIGQEVMPEGLRAVQAAAAKFDIALEFTHFDWAHCDYYLQHGKMMPDDWFEQLKGFDAILFGAVGWPDQVPDHISLWGSLLKFRRDFDQYVNLRPVRLMPGVPCPLANKKVGDIDFYVVRENTEGEYSSVGGKMYEGTERETVLQESIFTRKGVDRILKYAFELAQKRPKKHLTSATKSNGIAISMPYWDGRVKEMGKAYPEVKWDQYHIDILTARFVLSPERFDVVVASNLFGDILSDLGPACAGTIGIAPSANLNPDRTFPSLFEPVHGSAPDIYGRNIANPVAMIWSGAMMLDFLGNGDARYTAAHDAIVKAIETVLVEGPRTPDMGGTAKTTEVGKAVAAAI
- a CDS encoding DUF3820 family protein, which encodes MNPDDLEKLVRMEMPYGKYKGRLLADLPGHYLNWFAREGFPRGELGRLLALMHEIDHNGLSALLAPLRRPRA
- a CDS encoding MarC family protein, whose amino-acid sequence is METLKAFVTLLALINPAGAIPLFLSLTASQSPGQVKRTVKTASIATAVVIAVAALFGEILLRILGISIASLQVGGGILLFGIALKMFNAELGGARSTPEEADEAAERNSIAVVPLTIPMLAGPGTVSTVIIYAERAHQWWEVLALLAIGAVIGAIVWLTLNLAGPISRLAGQTGINIMTRVMGLLLAALAVEFIAVGVRTLVAVS
- a CDS encoding ATP-dependent helicase yields the protein MARIHPEGWRQLQASGAQQRELATLARLAEGLPDDYAVYHGLHWTRAEGGRTVFGEIGFAVLGPGGRVLLIEQHSGFLDETPTGLLRPGKRRNREVAVALAHDAEALRARLRPLLEGADAQLDTLFYCPDYSVRQPGTAGLDPARIVDAGRRDQLVDIVRALAGPANEVPAPPAQLAALHRFFADLLELVPDVQALAGQADDLTTRLSGGLAEWARRITVTPHRLRITATAGSGKTQLALAAFVDALEAGRRPLYVCYNRPLADHIARIVPPGGEVATYHQLCDRSLRAAGRPPDFSAPDRFRRMEADFAALVAEGRGPAAGFDELIVDEGQDFFEAWRDTLLALLKPEGRAWWLEDPLQNLYGREPVALPGWVGLTADTNYRTPADVLALLNARLPLPAPVRAGSPLADSEPELFAWDEATGEAGLLDATKRAITRAVGLGFRRDMIVLLTFRGREHSRLAPLTHLGPHRLRAFHGRYDLFGEAEYSDGELLLDSVYRFKGQAAPCVIFTEIDFDTLDELTMRKLFVGATRATMKLILVTSNRAAALLGPPA
- a CDS encoding c-type cytochrome, with the translated sequence MQIAHILPTILLFAAGLCHAVAPPPKPAGAAGTLAAAPFDLADEARITAGGKRFNKTCAGYCHGFEGVGGRAPDFKGREDLVPAQVFETISKGREGAEVMPPWGEAFSAEQIWELVAYLMHLGRQQP